A single Oncorhynchus tshawytscha isolate Ot180627B linkage group LG01, Otsh_v2.0, whole genome shotgun sequence DNA region contains:
- the mcph1 gene encoding microcephalin isoform X2 — protein MTSNSRPNCAAILKDVVAYVDVWSSSKTENYSKPFIQQLQDMGVEVSKTFNKQVTHVVFKNGHQATWNKAKKTGVKLVSVLWVARCKDDGEHVNEELCPALNDEVNSALKKRVHRCMQPRDTPQRTPENDRHLKKKLDKMIKDLVPKSPLITDVSPYIIDEENGIVYSPSMKRSESMAQRLKEMREKRENLSPTASQIKSRLSPELKPPLGNTPSRSFLQQLYEEPDEDFNASVGSNKTDGEKQHFDTIEMQHKKDFQKPSMSPCSVVPRQKTSPLSNSPAKEKANKQDKNPKRTSIKSDGIKKHRSLESPCLDDLPEGSKSVQSVFTFDSFVVGKNRRSTSRSNMSKVTPPVRKSRTPQSLPESKPTVNLDISSRRSSTILPDNPNVPNSTSVKMTTLKSKVSQRRKSLLPALARSCTVSNDSHASSCAYDDDDDDDGVFEDFFSPANNPRRQQSLLLPRLPSESHVLVPFELEPQPSPGKRKRGKSETTGSESASAKKRKHGVPSVKESSSVSSMLSQHEHPHQDTKGLASSEDSNTKQTVTKRSAQSILPFSRVPKDSTDELTCAPEKQIASTDPTQLSKPNLTAAKKSLDKQNSSYILPRHKENEGKSSPRLEIVGRGTAYAATAGVTDTISDNLSKQKGQVNVVEKSMDKNTKTLRTLVMTSMPTEKQHTVTQVVRALGGFSVVAQVCESTTHVVSGGHRRTLNILLGIARGCWILSFEWILWCLEQRQWIPEEPYELSDQFPAASFFK, from the exons ATGACCTCAAACAGTAGGCCTAACTGTGCTGCTATTCTAAAAG atgttgttGCCTACGTTGATGTGTGGTCATCAAGTAAAACAGAGAATTACTCTAAACCATTCATCCAGCAGTTGCAGGATATGGGAGTTGAG GTATCAAAAACCTTCAATAAACAAGTCACCCACGTAGTCTTTAAAAATGGCCATCAAGCCACCTGGAATAAAGCCAAGAAGACTGGTGTGAAACTTGTGTCTGTCCTTTGGGTGGCCAG ATGTAAAGATGATGGTGAACATGTTAATGAAGAGTTGTGTCCGGCATTAAATGATGAAGTTAATTCAGCACTCAAGAAAAGGGTG CATCGTTGTATGCAGCCAAGAGACACCCCTCAGAGGACCCCTGAGAATGACAGGCACTTGAAAAAAAAACTGGACAAGATGATCAAAGACCTAGTGCCAAAATCACCTCTTA TTACAGATGTGTCCCCTTACATTATCGATGAAGAGAACGGAATAGTTTACAGTCCTTCTATGAAAAGGTCTGAGTCCATGGCACAGCGCCTGAAAGAAATGAGAGAAAAAAGGGAAAACCTCTCCCCGACAG CTTCACAGATAAAATCTAGGTTATCACCTGAGCTCAAGCCTCCTCTTGGGAATACACCATCCCGCTCTTTTTTGCAACAACTGT ATGAAGAACCGGATGAGGATTTTAATGCATCTGTTGGCTCAAataagacagatggagagaagcaACATTTTGACACCATTGAAATGCAGCACAAGAAAGACTTTCAGAAACCTTCGATGTCACCTTGCAGTGTTGTGCCGAGACAAAAGACAAGTCCGTTATCCAATTCACCGGCTAAAGAAAAAGCAAATAAACAAGACAAAAATCCTAAAAGGACCTCAATCAAAAGTGATGGCATCAAGAAACACAGGTCTTTAGAGAGTCCATGCCTGGATGACCTCCCGGAGGGTAGCAAGAGTGTGCAATCAGTGTTTACGTTTGACAGTTTTGTAGTGGGAAAAAATAGACGATCAACCAGCAGAAGTAACATGTCAAAAGTCACACCACCTGTTAGGAAAAGCAGAACACCACAGTCTCTTCCAGAAAGTAAGCCAACTGTTAATCTGGACATTTCTAGTCGCCGTTCTTCTACAATTTTACCAGACAACCCCAATGTGCCTAATTCAACGTCCGTAAAGATGACCACACTGAAATCAAAAGTGAGCCAACGGAGAAAATCATTGCTTCCTGCTTTGGCAAGATCTTGCACTGTCTCAAATGACTCTCATGCCTCCTCCTGTgcatatgatgatgatgatgatgatgatggcgtaTTTGAGGACTTCTTCTCTCCAGCTAACAACCCGCGGAGACAACAAAGTCTCCTTTTGCCCCGCTTGCCCTCAGAGTCACATGTTCTTGTTCCCTTTGAACTGGAGCCTCAGCCTAGCCCTGGGAAGCGGAAGAGGGGCAAGAGTGAAACCACAGGGTCTGAGTCGGCCAGTGCCAAAAAGAGAAAACATGGGGTGCCAAGTGTAAAAGAGTCCAGCAGTGTAAGCAGCATGTTGTCTCAACACGAGCACCCACACCAGGATACAAAAGGACTTGCATCCTCAGAGGACAGTAATACAAAACAAACGGTGACTAAAAGAAGTGCACAAAGCATATTGCCATTCTCCAGAGTGCCTAAAGACTCCACCGATGAACTGACTTGTGCCCCTGAGAAGCAGATCGCGTCAACAGATCCCACACAACTTTCAAAACCAAATTTGACAGCGGCCAAAAAATCACTAGATAAGCAAAacagttcatatatcctaccTCGGCACAAGGAGAATGAAGGGAAAAGTAGTCCACGTTTGGAAA TTGTAGGCAGAGGAACTGCATATGCTGCAACAGCTGGTGTCACGGACACAATTTCTGACAATTTAAGCAAACAGAAAGGACAAGTCAATGTGGTGGAGAAGAGCATGGACAAAAATACAAAG ACTCTAAGGACGTTAGTTATGACAAGCATGCCCACCGA AAAGCAGCACACAGTGACCCAGGTGGTCAGAGCTCTGGGTGGGTTCTCAGTGGTGGCCCAGGTGTGTGAGAGCACTACCCACGTGGTGTCAGGGGGCCACCGGCGGACCCTCAACATTCTCCTGGGCATTGCCCGTGGCTGTTGGATCCTCTCTTTTGAATGG ATTTTGTGGTGTTTGGAGCAAAGACAATGGATTCCAGAAGAACCATATGAACTTTCAGATCAGTTTCCAGCAGCATCT